tctctgagctTGTCTCCACACTGGAAGAGCACAGGGCCCTTCTCTGTGGGTGGCCGTGAGGACCTGTCTGGGAGGTGGTGGCCCCAGCTGAAAAGGGAATCATCCACTTTTCAGGGCAGCCTGAAGATCAGCCTCGGAGAAGTTGTAGGACAAGGCTCTGCCAGGTCAGCGTGGCAGGGGTGGTCAGAGCCCTGGGTTGAGGATGAGGGGCCACAGATGAAGGCTGTCCCTAGGCAAGGGCTGTACAGGTCCAGGGacgacacacaggataggagcagCCTAGGACATGCAGGTGGCACGTCTTGGTGGCTGCTAGTGGCTGGAGTGACCACTGTTCCCTCGGCCAGCTCTGGTGCCAGGCCTGGGCTGGCCCTTGGGAGATGGGCAGGCAGCCCCACACCTGGCATGAGAGTGACAGCTGCCAGAAAAGGCCTGGAACACAGCCATCGCCGCCCAGCAGGCTGGGCAGAGCAGGGGAGAGAATTCAGCGGGAGGTGAGGCAGGCCCCATGGGCCATCTCTGTGTCTTGGCATCTAGTGACTGGGAAGGTGGCCCCAGAAATGCAGGTGATGGAGGCTCTTCTCAGCAGGCTCTGGggtgtggtcctgcccaccaggagCCATGTGGGGCCCTCTGCTGACCCTCAGTGGTGATGCAGGCCTGGCAGTTGCTGAGTGACCTCTTTGGGCTCCAACCCCCTTGCCTCCGTAGCCAGTACAGCAGGCACAGAGGAAGCCACCTGAGGGCCCCTGGAGGCTGCAGGTCAGGCAGAGTCCATCAGGGAGAGCCCCTTCCTGTGTGGAGTCCACAGGTTTCAGGTGgtgacaaatatatatatcagaGCTCACCCCTGCTCCCAGAGAGGtctgcacccctgcccccagccctgccctgggagctCCTCATGCCACGGCAAGGCCAAAACTGGAAAGCAAGTGGCCCTGGGTCCATCCATCCACACGAGGACATCTTCAAGAGGCCAGAGCCTACGTACACACACACCAGACCTGCAAAGAAGCCTGCTCTAGGGGACAGGGAGCCCAGTGCCCCGCAGCTTGGCAACAAACAGGAAACAGGCATGGTAATCATCTCAAGACAAAAAGTGGGGGCCAGCTGTCCCGCCACCCCAGGAGAAGGGGCGCCTCCCCAGACCCACTGCCCACGTGGTGATGGGAAGGCAGAGCGCACACTCCAAATATGTGGGAGGCTTTATTGTCCCAGCAGAAAAGACAGAGCCAGTACCCCTCCTGCCCGACCCTGGGCTGGTGGGGACTCCTCCAGGCCCCCTCCCACTGTGGCCCACAGCCAAGGAGCGTGGGTGGCAGAAGTGGACAGTCCCAAGTGCCTGGGATGGACAGAGAGCGCTGCCCCGCTGCCTACAGCATGAACATCTCCAACTCCACGATGACACACCGTATGTGACGCCAACCGCGTCTTGAGGCTTCCTCCCCCTGGGGATTCTGGGGCTCACACCCACACTCAGATTCTGCCTGTGGCCAGCAGGGAGATGCAGCCTGAGTGCTAGGACCCCTCCCTGGGGGCTGCAGGAGCATCTGCCCAGGAGAAGCCGGTGAGCGAGATGGAAGATTTGCAGGGGTACAGGGCAGGAACGGGGCAGCCGGGTGCGTGGGTCTTTGCTGACAGCTCCAGGCACCCCATGTGGCCTGGCTTCACACAGGGACACCCAAAGCCCTGAGGGCAGCTCCTCCTGCAGAGCAGTCTCTCCAGGAGCATCAACAAGTAAGCCCTATGTGAATCAGGGCATGAGGGGCGCTGCTGCCCAGGTTCCTAGAGCTGCTGGACTGCGCTGGGGTTCAGCAGTGGCTTGGATCCCCCAGACTGGCTGGCGGTGGCTCCACTGAGACAGCTGGAAGGCACTGGGGACCCAGGAGGGCATCCCCCAGAGAAGGAGATGCTTGGGGGCCAGAGTCTCAAGGACACTTGAGTGCACCCTGGGAAGGATCCCCTCCACCTCATGATAGGATGGGGCGCCAATGAGCAGCCAGAAAGACCTGCCAGCCCACCCCACTGGGAACGGGCATggtgggcagaggcagggctcTGCACCCCCTCCTAGGGTCTGGGTAtagactggggtggggggcaggacgGGGGTTCTGGATAGGCCTGGGGGGCCGGTGCGCACCAGGTTAACCGTGCCATCACAACAGGTCAGCAGGGGGTTCCCGAGGCAAATGTGCTGGTGCTGGAGCGTGGGCCGCTGGCCTGGCTGGCCGTTCCCGCATCCTCCTGCTCACTACTCCCACGACCTCAGAGACAGGAGGAGATGTGGCAGGCAGGGCCCCGGCAGGGCCTGCAGAGGCCCCAGGCAACCAGGGGCAGGAAGGCGAAGAGCAGGACCATGTGCTACCCTGACACCCTGGCAGGAGGTGGTGCTGGGCCAGCTGGTGGCCAGGGCCCCTCAGTCCTGCttgttccctctctgcctccagGGGTAGATGAGCTCCCCGAAGAACAGCTTGCGGCACAGGGAACCCCAGGAGTGCTTGGGGTGGCAACCACAGGTGGGGAGGCGGTAGGTGTGCACCACGCGACTGTAGGGCAGGGGGTTTATCTGGAAGCACAAGGGCAGCGGTCAGCGGGACACAGCCCCCAACTCCCTGGGAGTCCAGCTCTCTAGGACCGGCAGGCCTGCGTGGGGGGTCCCTGGGCTGGACAACCATGGGGCAGGGCCAGCTCTGTGCCAGATGCGCTGTCACCTGGGGTACACGGGGGTCAGGGTGAGCGGCTTGGGAGGCAGGCTTGGGCCACGGTCAGGCGGGCTCCACTCTGGCCCGGCTGCGGGGCACCGACCCCTCCATTCCAGGACTCACTCAGCTCCCTGGAGCCTCCTCAAGTGGGACTCAGGACACTCCCGAGAAAACCACACAGGGCCCAGCTGCCTCAGCATCTGACTTCTCCCCTCAGGCCAACCGGACACCTGCATCCAGCAACACCGGCACCTGGCCTGCTCCCTCCCGCTAGACAGGCCCCAGACTGCTTAAGATAAAGGAGCTCAACAGAGTAGGCCTCAGGTGTGTCCTGAGGCCTTTGCCAAGTCTCTGCTATTCTGCCTGGAAGGAGAGGCCGGGGGCCCAGGGCAGGAGACAGGGATGCAGGCCCAGCAGGCAGGTGCCCTGGGTGGCTGAGGGTGTCTGGCACAGCATACGGGACCCCATATATGGGCCCTGCTGGGGGAGGTTCCAGGCACAGAGGTTCATGGTGCCCAGAGGCCTTGGGGGTGGGCGAGTCTCCCCCGGGCCCCACCCCTCAGCTTTGCTGGGCCCTCCTGCCTGCACCTCACCCAGGCCTGTGAGGCCCACACCCAGGGCGGCACAGAACATGCCTCAGAACATGGGTGGCCTCATGGCGGGCAACAGCATGAGGGCTGTGTGGAGGCCTTACCTGCATCAGGAGGCGGAGGGGCCTGCCAGTCTCGTGCTCCAAGACTCGGAACTTCACCCCGGCTGTAAGGAGAGCAAGGTCCCCGTGAGGGAGGGTGGCCTTCCAGGGCTCCCAGGGCCCTGCAGGCCGCCCCCACCAGCGCTCCTGCTCCGAGCGGCATTCCGAGGGCTACAGGCTGCCCGGGCAGCAGCTCGCCTCTCCAGCCCGTCCTTCCCATCTGCCTCCTTGAGCTGCAGCCTGGCCCTCGTCAGGGCCTCCTGCAGAACTGCACTGAGAGACCAAAGCTGCGGGTCTAGCAGGCGGGGAAAAGCGGGCAGGTTGTGCTGCTTTCTGAGTAGGACAGGGGTTTTCCCAGAGTGGACGAGGCACTTGCTGGGTGGTGGGCACCCTGCTGGCATCTCAGTGCCTTCCAACTGCTGTGTGCACGGCTAACTCAGGGACCCACCACACTCTGGCCTGCAGTGTGGGCTCTCAAGCCTGGGGATTCCCAAGGCGGAAGGTCTTGAAAGGAGAAACAGGAGCTAATTATCAATTGATGAAGAGGCCCCAAGGCAAACTCGGTGGAGAGAAGAGGCGGCATCTGTGGCCTTTTATGTCAAGTTAAAAGGACTCTGCTCTAGCTGTGAGCTGAGGGCTGGGAGAGGAAGGTGCCGGGTCCAGGCTCTCCACCTGCCTGCTTCCAGGCGTGCTGAagtgtgggtgggggctgggggaccAGGGAGCATGGACAGCACTACACATGGGCCCCTGGCCTGGGCCACCTGGGGGTCTGTGGAGAACGTGGCTTGGAAAGAGGGTTTGAGGCCATCCAGCGGGCAGACTCAAGGCCCAAAGCCCAGGGAACATGCACATTCATGTCTTCTGACTCGGAACTGGCTGGGAGCAGCAGCCGTGAACTCTGGCGTGCGGCCGAGCTGCCATTTGCAAACTAGTccaggggctcctgggcatgcTGGTCAGCTCTGGGGCCGTGCCAGCAACTCCTCAAGTTTCCTGTTATGTTCAAAGCCCCTGAACCGGATGAGCCAACCCACAACTCAGTGACCAGTTGGGTCGGGCCTCCCTAGGCCTGCAGTGGGGACAGCCTCCTGTCAGGGGCATCTGGCCAACCCGTGGCTGGTGTCAGCATGCAAACAGGGGCATCACCTGCAGAGGGGATGACAGGAGCAGCTGAGCTGGTGCGTGTTGTCCCCGCAGGTGGTGGcctgctgggggcggggcgggaggcaCGCCTGTCACACAGCTCTGGCCAGCCCGGCGTCCTCCACCCTGGCCGGTCCCCTCCAGGAGGAGAGGCACCAGCAGGCACACACAGCTCCACACAACCACACGAGACACGTCTTTTCTGAGCCACTTTCAGGCACCACCTACAGGACTACTGCAGACAGACCTCAGAGCAAACGTCCACACTCGTCACAGGGGAGGCTGAGGGCTGCCTATGTGGCCTCTGAACCTGAGGGCAGGGAGCCTCTCCCTCCAGCTCAGGCCCCGGGACCAGGTTCTTGTCCTCCCTGCCCGCCCCACACACGGCTGCATCCAGGGCCCGCAGGTGCGCCGCCTAGCCAGCATGCAGACCTACCTGCGAGCCTGTAGGGCCGGCAGAGCCGGAGGCCGAGTGAGTACAGTGGCAGGGAGTTGATGAGGTCCACAAGCAGATGGATCAGGCCCTGTACAGCGACCACCAGGAGCCGGAGCTGCATCACAGACAGTGCTTAGGGTCTCTGACCTGGGACTGTGGCCACAGCCACACTGCATGCCCCTGAGCAGAACAGCCTGACGGGTCCCAAGAGGAGGGCAGGGACCCCCGCCCTGAACCTGAGGCCTGAGCACAAGGAGGCAGGGAAGCCACAGGCTGGAGCGGTCTGCCCTGCTGCCAGGTCAGAGGAGGTGGTGCTCCAACCCAGGGAAACATGCCACTGGGCCCTCAGCCCAGCCACCCGGGGGCCACTCCCCTCCTGCTGTCTGTGCTCGCCTCCCCCATAACACGGGAGACCCCTGCCCTCTGTGAACCCAGATGCGTGTCCCAGAGCAGTAGTGGGTGGTGTCCCCCGCGGGTGGGACCCCTGCCTGTTCCAGGGCCAGCACACACTGCCCAGAGTCCAGAACAGCCACACCCCATGTGGCCGGCAGGGATGGACGACCTGCCCACAGCTGCTAGCAGTCACCACTCCAAGCACTGTGGGCTAGGTCCACTGGCCAGGTGACACGCCCAGCACCCCCATGGTACACAGCACTTGGCTCACCAGGGTGAACACCAAGTAGTACAGGGCCGTGGTGGGCAGAAGGAAGACCAGGATGGTGAACAGCAAGGTCCCGATGAACAGCTACAGGGAGAAAGGATGCCAGCATCAGCGACAGCCCTGCCAGCACTGGGCACACCCGATACCCATCCCACTAAATCCGTCCTGTAATTGAGCAGAGATGGAACGCCTGCCAGCTTCCTGAGACCACTTGGGGAAGCCCACTCAGGACAGCTCTCTCCAGTACTGGGAGGGACACCTGCCTCCAGACCCGGTGACACATGGGGTGACAGGGGTTGGGGAGACCAGCTGACAGGGTATACAGCCCGTACACTAAAGACAGGAGGGTGGTGAAAATTAGGCAGCAAAAAACGTGCCCTGGAAGGCAGCACTCAGGGTCCCTGTGTCAGGTCTGAGCAAGCTAATGGGACTAGCCAGAGCCAAGCCCTGTGCAAGGTCACCTTAAGCACCTGCAGCCCCGCAGCCTCCTGAGAGCAGGGTCCATCCCCGCCTGGGCAAGGTTCGCCCTGTCTGAGGTCCTGCATACACCCTACCCCTTGCAGCTCCCCATACACCCCGGAGCCCTGCAAAACAGGAGTGAGGCTGCCCCTTGTGGTGCCTGAGCAGTTGCACCGGCCCATCGGAAGGGGCAGCTGGACTGGAGCTGGAGCCGGTACCTGGTCCAGGTCATAGGAGCAGGAGTCCACGCGCTGGCGCAGAACATTCCACTTCTTCCCTCGGAACAGGCGCCAGAGTGAGGACAGGCCATGGATCTTCAGGCAGTATAGCCTGCAGGACGTGGTACCATCAGAGCTGGGCTGGTGACCCCATGCCCACCCGGCCCCGGAAGCCTGTCTGTGGTGCCCAGGGCTCGGGGGGCTGCACTGGGTCAGCCCGCAGGAGTGGGGGGGTGCACACCCACCTGGCGCCATAGACATAGAAGCAGTAGATGTGGAAGGTGAGGAGGGCTATGATGTCTGAGAGGATGGACAGGGCGACCGTCAGGCCCAGGCAGGCTGAgaggcccacatgccacaggatGCGCTCAATGAAGGGGGACATGAGGTGGATGTAGCCTGGTGGGATGGGGGTCAGCCTTGAGGGGGGAGCCCAGGGAGGTCCTGGTCCCCCCCAAGCCCACCATGAGGATGGCTGCCCCAAGCTTCTGGAAACTGTGAGTGGCCAGCACAGCATAGCAAGGCTCCACACATGGGATGCTGGGTCAACAGGAAGCAGAGACCAAGGGGACAGGGCCTGGCTGGGCCCCACTGCCCCCCCTCAGCCAGGGTCTATGTCCCCGGGGGCACGGGCTTCAGGAGCCAAAGTGCGGGTCAGTGGGGCTGGGTGAAACCCCGAGGCGGCCCGCCTGACTGGCACTCACTGATCCACAGGTGGATGTGGTACAGGAAGAAGCGGCCCAGCACCTGGTCCAGCGCCCGGTTCATCTTGAGCCCAGCGGGTGCGCCCATCAGCCACTGTAGCAGATGCTGGAGCTCCTCGGCCACGTGCTGCGAGGACACATGAGGGCCACACCGTCCATCAACTGGCCCCACCCCAGTTACCCATCTGGGTGACCCTGAGTGAGAGTGAGGGGGTCAAGCCCATCAGGGGCCCCCGTAGAAGgcgggcagggaggaggtgggtgcTGGAGGGTCCCGCAGAGGGAAGAACAATGTCAAGTGAGGACCAGAGATAGCACAGGGACCCTCACAAGCAAGCAGGGAGGCCAACTACTGTCCTGGCTGCCCCAGGAGGAAAGCTGTGCCAGCCCTGGGAGGCAGGCCTGCAGGACTCCTGGCCTCATCGCCAACACTGAGGCCACAGGACCGACATCCCTGCCCCAGAGTCTGCCACCTCCCTCCCACGTACCAATGCAGGCCTTTCCCAACCCTGGGTGAAGGCCTCTGCCGTGTCAGGAGCAGTGAGAAGGGGAACAGAATGTTCTTTATAAATAGaccttatttaatatttaaaggaTAAGAGCTTGGCGTCAGGAAGaggctttcatttttaaattaaatatttatatttctgagcAATTTTGCAAAAGGGAGGCCTAGGATGAAGCTGGCCAAAAGGCAGAGcaccctcctgcctcctgggccAGGCTTCCCTGAGAAGCTATGGGACTCTTGGCCTGTAGGGGCTCCTGCCTGCAGGGTCCTGGCCTGGCCACAAGCAGGCCCAGTGCACACTTGTGCCTGGACGCTGATGACAGCAGGCAGCAGCTGAGTCCACAAGGACCTCGCAGCCAGGCCGCAGCGGCTCTACCACACCCAGGGCCAGGAGCCCCACAGAGGCctgggcagagggggagggggggtggggcacTGAGGGACCAGAGGGGCTGCCCTAGGCAAGAAGACAATCTCCCAATAGAAGTGACAGGGCCTCTGAAGGAGGCAAAGAAGATGAAGGCTCAGAGCCAGCACGGACAGACAGTGGGAGGATGACTGTggaagggagaggaggctggggcGGTGCCCAGGCCCTGGGAACGGCGCACAGACTGTGCAGGGCAAGTTCAGGAGCACAGCCGATGAGCTGGTGCCTCTGGCTCTCAGCATGGGAGATGCAGAACTGGTGCAGGCATCAGGGTGGGAGGCTGAGCTCGACCACACAGACACCGGCACGCACACAAGGTCTCTGTGATGCTGACTGTGCAGAGCGCCCAGGCCAAAAGTGAGCCACCCCGAAGAACCAGGAGAGCAGAAATGGTCATGCACGGTGGGGAGGCAATGGGGATGCCATGACACTGAGCCTGGCAGGGAGGTGGCTCCCCCTAAAAGTCTCCAACACAAGGGGGCTCCAGACAGGCCACCTGCAGGAAGAGGCCAGGAGCTGGAGGGCCCAGGTCTACACAGCCCCACCTATTCTGTAAGACACAGCAGCTCCTAGGGGACTTGTCTGGGGTCAGGGGTGAGCTGCTCTGGCTGGCTGAGGGGGCTCTGCTGCCCCCAGGAAGGGTCCTGCCCCCCAACCCTGGGAAACAGGTGTTCAAGTACACCTCAACCAACTCACGTCAGCCACAGGGATGAGGGCATCAGCCAGCTGCCCGATGAGGTCCTTCCTGTGGAGCCAGGACAGCAACGTGAGGCCAAGGGCCACATCCAAGAGCACAGAGACAAGCATGTTGGCCTTCCTGGAAGGAGGGGTCCAACAGGAGCGAGTGGTGAGGGTGGCGTGGCCAGAAAGGGTCAGCTTGGGCAGGCCTgctgtggggaaggggctgggcccgtggcgCGTCTGGCCACTGTGGAGGAGACCAGGGCAGGACCCGCACCTCATCAGCTGGGCGGGGTTCTTAGCCTTCCGGGTGCTGAAGATGAGTGTGAGCTGCTCCAGCCGGTGCCTGAGCTGCTCGCACGTGGAGAGTTTGCTCCAGATGAAGGACAGTGGCCACAGCTTGAACACCCTgcggaggaggggagaaggatgGACCTCCGGGTCTCTGGGGTTCTTCTGCCCACCAGGGAGGGAGGGCCGTCTCAGCCGTGGCCAATATCCCTCAACGTGCAGAGAGGAAGGGCCCTGGTCTCCCCAAATACCAGTAGCCACACTCCTGAACTCAGCGGGGCGGGGACACGGGGGGAGGACCCAGGTGGGCAGCCCAGCGGGGGTTGCGGTCACTCACAAACATCAACTGGGAACGCAAGGTGCTGACTCCAGGCACTGAAGCTGAGTGCCTGCCGGACGCGTGTCCGTGTCAAGGGTTTCAGCTGACCTGACTGCTCAACGAGAATTATCTCTCACGCAGCAAAGAAAGAACCAGACACTTCACAGACATGAAGGCATTGAGGGGAGATGTTCTCAAGCAAAGGTGGACAAAGCGTCCAATGGCAACTCAGAGCCTAGCTCCCACCCAGAGCCCCACTGCCGGCAGGAGGGACCTAAAGGGCTCGTGCAAAGTGCAGAGCCGCCAGATGATCACGCTCAGGCCCTCGGGAGGAAGGAGGTCTTGACCTTGAAGGTTTGAAGCTTCTGTCCTCAGCCAAGCCACTCTGACCCAATTCCAAGAGTGAAGTGTGGTCTGCACTGCACCCCCCATTCCAGTCCAGTGGAAGGCAGCCTCGCATGGGCTGCAGAGACCCCCATGCAGGGTCTCCCCGAGGTTCAGACCAGCCCTGGGCAGCACCTGCACCTGCCCTGGGCAGCAACAGCCATGCCCCACATGGACGTCACAGGGCTCCTGACCTCCGCCAACAGCCAGCACCTGCCTACCTAAGGGGCCGATCGGGATTCGGGGCACTCAAGCGGTTCATaacctttcttgctttctttgagAGCTGACAAAAGGAATTTCTCTTCCCAAAGTTGCACCCAGGCCCAGACACACTTTCACACGATTCATTCCAAGGGGCTGTGAAGCTCTGAAACCCACCGCTCAGGACAGGATACCCAGCAGCCCCCACAGCCCAAGGTGGTGTGCACACGTAGCTGCTGGGGTCTCTCTGCAGGGACAGGCCCGAGCACTCCCAGAGCCCCTGGTGAGCCGGCGAGGCCAGTCCCCAAACCTGACAGTCGAAACCCTGGACCTCAGGATGCAGCACAGTTGTCCCATACCAGGTGGTACCACCAGGGAGGTGGCTTCTCATAGAGAGAGGGTCCTGTGGCTAACTCGCCAGAACACCCACGTGCTGCCCCAGCATCCTCAGGGCCCCCAGGGGCTTTTACAAATCCCTTGACCAGGCCCGCAGCCAGGAGTGTTCCGGTAATTCTAGAGAGCGGCCCAGGCTGGGGACCACGCCCCCAGCCCCACAGACAGCAAGTGGATGCTGTCCCACAGCCTCCCAGGGCTGCCTCTCCTGCGAGGTCGGGGTCAGGGAAGCAGGTGGGCCTGTGGGTCTGCAGGACAAGCAACTTGCCAGCAAGGCAAACAGTGGCCGCTGCGCGGCAACAACCCGGTCTGTTCATCATCTAATTCTCCTTTCAGGGACCTGAGCTGTCTGAGGGTCACCATGTATCCCTACTCAGTGTGTCCCACGCAACCACAGGGGCTTCCAGGAAGCCTAGCTTTGCCACAGGAGCGAGGGACACCAGAACAGAAACCACCACTAGGGTATCCTCTGAGCTACAGTGCGGAGGGAGCGTGGGATGAGagcaggggtgcagggggcaGCGGTAAGCTTCAGAAGGGCCATCTGGGCCTCCATGATCCCTGCACACCAAGGGGTGGGCCTAGGCCTCAGGGGCCCAACTCTCCCTTGCCTGGCCAAGGGGCACCTACCGACAGGAGCTGGCAGCTGAGATGAGAGACAGCAGGCAGGCCAGAAACAGGCAGACGGGCCCTGCTGCCCACTTGGCCAGCTCCACGAGGATGCTAGCCTCCATGCCCTCCGACTGCCAGTGGCTCAGCCGCACGGGGCCCTCATCGAACCGGTCACTTTGGAAGAGTGCCTCGCTACGCGCCACTGTGTCAAAGACAGCAGCCAGGCCCCCCGCGCTGGCTGTGgtgtccccagcctgggggtcggGCAGGGCCGTGGGCGGGTGCAGTTGGGACAGCAGCACCTTGCGCTGGTCGTAGAAAATAAGCATGACCTGGTCCTCGCCGGAGGCGGCAGGGGAGGCGGGCCCCCGCCAGTGGGTGGCCTTGCAGCTCCAGGACTTGCTGCCTCTCTCCCGGCATAGCTGGAACCAGGGCTTGTGGGAGAAGATGGCGCCCAGGCCCTCCAGGAAGTGGCCCAGGCTCTCCTCCAGCTCTTGCCGGCGGTGGCACCAGGTGCCCAGCACAGTCACGCCCACCTGACTGGCCTGCTGCACCTGGGCCAGGAGCTCTTTGACCTGGACGGGGATGAAGGGGAAGTGCACCACAGCCAGGACCACGGCACTGCTCTGCTCCGGGACCCACCGTCCAACCAGGAGGCCGCTGTCCGCCGAGGCACAGCACGTGGGGAAGAAGGCCTTGAGCACCATGCCGGGGCCTCTGGAAGAGAGGAGGGGCTCAGCTCAGAGCTGCTGCCGGTGCCACTGTGCCCCGAGGACCCGGGGTGGCTGGCAGTGCCAGGGCTGCAGGTCCTGGCCAACAGGTGGCCCTGACAGACACATCCACGTGGCCACTGGGCCCATAGGTGGGGGCAACCAGCTTTGGGTCTGGTCACGAGGCTGGCAGGGGGGCCCAGCTGTCCATCTCTGCCCCTGGCTGCTGTGAGTACAGGCCCAGGCCACTCCCATTCCTACCCTGAGGCAGGGCAACGCTTCCCCACTCCAGACACAGGCAGGCTGATACAGGTGAGGTCACGTGACCTGCTCAGCACCACTCACAGGCTGTGCCGGGGTGAGCACAAgggtttaatttttgtttttagggAACTGATTAGTTTCTGATGTGTAGCACATGGAAAAATCTACAATCTCATTAAcaattaaagtaatttaaattaaaaatctaacaAACCGTGATTTACTTACTAAGCTAGCAAGAATAAAGATGAACATTTAAACAAATTGCCGCTGAGCTGAGGGAAATCAGATGCGTCCACACCGCTGGCAGCTGTGGGCATTGGTACAGGTGCACCAGAAGATGCCTGGGGACATGCCTGGTGCCAAAGCCCACCTCCCTTCCCAGTGAGCCCCCTGGGGGAGCCTTGGTGCTCAGGGAACAGGTTCAGCTCCATGGGGCTTCTGCATCTATCCCAACCCTCCAGCCTGCGGCTGTGCCCATCCTTCCCTGGGAGCCCCATCCTCTTGTCACAGCTGAGCACCTCCTTCAGGACTACCTATTCCCGCAACCAGGCAGTGTTCTAGAAATGGGGGTGGGAGAAGTTCTTCAGCCCTGGAGAATGGCTGAGGGGACACCAGCCTTCCCAGGACCTCTGAGCAGCAATAACATCCCCAAGCAGCTGCAATTCCTGAATCCTGTGGGACTGTGAGCCCTGCCTTGCACAGGAGTCAGCTCACTG
This portion of the Pseudorca crassidens isolate mPseCra1 chromosome 15, mPseCra1.hap1, whole genome shotgun sequence genome encodes:
- the PIGQ gene encoding phosphatidylinositol N-acetylglucosaminyltransferase subunit Q isoform X3: MGLVSRGAAEAGLGAASAVDRPGPPDAVPNPTPTPSAEGADPGSSRGPGMVLKAFFPTCCASADSGLLVGRWVPEQSSAVVLAVVHFPFIPVQVKELLAQVQQASQVGVTVLGTWCHRRQELEESLGHFLEGLGAIFSHKPWFQLCRERGSKSWSCKATHWRGPASPAASGEDQVMLIFYDQRKVLLSQLHPPTALPDPQAGDTTASAGGLAAVFDTVARSEALFQSDRFDEGPVRLSHWQSEGMEASILVELAKWAAGPVCLFLACLLSLISAASSCRVFKLWPLSFIWSKLSTCEQLRHRLEQLTLIFSTRKAKNPAQLMRKDLIGQLADALIPVADHVAEELQHLLQWLMGAPAGLKMNRALDQVLGRFFLYHIHLWISYIHLMSPFIERILWHVGLSACLGLTVALSILSDIIALLTFHIYCFYVYGARLYCLKIHGLSSLWRLFRGKKWNVLRQRVDSCSYDLDQLFIGTLLFTILVFLLPTTALYYLVFTLLRLLVVAVQGLIHLLVDLINSLPLYSLGLRLCRPYRLAGPSALGIPRLESPHCRPECAGVKFRVLEHETGRPLRLLMQINPLPYSRVVHTYRLPTCGCHPKHSWGSLCRKLFFGELIYPWRQRGNKQD
- the PIGQ gene encoding phosphatidylinositol N-acetylglucosaminyltransferase subunit Q isoform X2, whose protein sequence is MGLVSRGAAEAGLGAASAVDRPGPPDAVPNPTPTPSAEGADPGSSRGPGMVLKAFFPTCCASADSGLLVGRWVPEQSSAVVLAVVHFPFIPVQVKELLAQVQQASQVGVTVLGTWCHRRQELEESLGHFLEGLGAIFSHKPWFQLCRERGSKSWSCKATHWRGPASPAASGEDQVMLIFYDQRKVLLSQLHPPTALPDPQAGDTTASAGGLAAVFDTVARSEALFQSDRFDEGPVRLSHWQSEGMEASILVELAKWAAGPVCLFLACLLSLISAASSCRVFKLWPLSFIWSKLSTCEQLRHRLEQLTLIFSTRKAKNPAQLMRKANMLVSVLLDVALGLTLLSWLHRKDLIGQLADALIPVADHVAEELQHLLQWLMGAPAGLKMNRALDQVLGRFFLYHIHLWISYIHLMSPFIERILWHVGLSACLGLTVALSILSDIIALLTFHIYCFYVYGARLYCLKIHGLSSLWRLFRGKKWNVLRQRVDSCSYDLDQLFIGTLLFTILVFLLPTTALYYLVFTLLRLLVVAVQGLIHLLVDLINSLPLYSLGLRLCRPYRLAAGVKFRVLEHETGRPLRLLMQINPLPYSRVVHTYRLPTCGCHPKHSWGSLCRKLFFGELIYPWRQRGNKQD
- the PIGQ gene encoding phosphatidylinositol N-acetylglucosaminyltransferase subunit Q isoform X1 produces the protein MGLVSRGAAEAGLGAASAVDRPGPPDAVPNPTPTPSAEGADPGSSRGPGMVLKAFFPTCCASADSGLLVGRWVPEQSSAVVLAVVHFPFIPVQVKELLAQVQQASQVGVTVLGTWCHRRQELEESLGHFLEGLGAIFSHKPWFQLCRERGSKSWSCKATHWRGPASPAASGEDQVMLIFYDQRKVLLSQLHPPTALPDPQAGDTTASAGGLAAVFDTVARSEALFQSDRFDEGPVRLSHWQSEGMEASILVELAKWAAGPVCLFLACLLSLISAASSCRVFKLWPLSFIWSKLSTCEQLRHRLEQLTLIFSTRKAKNPAQLMRKANMLVSVLLDVALGLTLLSWLHRKDLIGQLADALIPVADHVAEELQHLLQWLMGAPAGLKMNRALDQVLGRFFLYHIHLWISYIHLMSPFIERILWHVGLSACLGLTVALSILSDIIALLTFHIYCFYVYGARLYCLKIHGLSSLWRLFRGKKWNVLRQRVDSCSYDLDQLFIGTLLFTILVFLLPTTALYYLVFTLLRLLVVAVQGLIHLLVDLINSLPLYSLGLRLCRPYRLAGPSALGIPRLESPHCRPECAGVKFRVLEHETGRPLRLLMQINPLPYSRVVHTYRLPTCGCHPKHSWGSLCRKLFFGELIYPWRQRGNKQD
- the PIGQ gene encoding phosphatidylinositol N-acetylglucosaminyltransferase subunit Q isoform X4 → MGLVSRGAAEAGLGAASAVDRPGPPDAVPNPTPTPSAEGADPGSSRGPGMVLKAFFPTCCASADSGLLVGRWVPEQSSAVVLAVVHFPFIPVQVKELLAQVQQASQVGVTVLGTWCHRRQELEESLGHFLEGLGAIFSHKPWFQLCRERGSKSWSCKATHWRGPASPAASGEDQVMLIFYDQRKVLLSQLHPPTALPDPQAGDTTASAGGLAAVFDTVARSEALFQSDRFDEGPVRLSHWQSEGMEASILVELAKWAAGPVCLFLACLLSLISAASSCRVFKLWPLSFIWSKLSTCEQLRHRLEQLTLIFSTRKAKNPAQLMRKANMLVSVLLDVALGLTLLSWLHRKDLIGQLADALIPVADHVAEELQHLLQWLMGAPAGLKMNRALDQVLGRFFLYHIHLWISYIHLMSPFIERILWHVGLSACLGLTVALSILSDIIALLTFHIYCFYVYGARLYCLKIHGLSSLWRLFRGKKWNVLRQRVDSCSYDLDQLFIGTLLFTILVFLLPTTALYYLVFTLLRLLVVAVQGLIHLLVDLINSLPLYSLGLRLCRPYRLAAGVKFRVLEHETGRPLRLLMQVSIACILPCSSKGLREPG